In Oceanispirochaeta sp., the genomic window AGAATTCCTTGTGATAGACAGCCTCTTTATCAAAGACAATGATGTGTTGGAACGGTTTTTCAGAACCTATGCCTCGGCAGTCACGTCCGGGCTGGCCGGCATGCCCGGGAAGATCCGCTTGCCCCGGGCCTTCTCCTACAGCAGCCGGACATCCCTCTACAGCGGTCATGACTCTCTGGAAGAACTGCCCGGACTGCTCCGGAAAAAAGGAGTCTCCCGGCCCTTGATCCTGACTGATAAAGGGATTGTGGCCGTGGGTCTGCTGGACAGGGTCACAGCCCTGATGGGTGAGACCGAATATGACGTTTATGACGACATACCTCCCGATTCAAGCCTGCGGGTCGTCAATGAGATCTCTGCTCTATATACAAAACAGAATCATGACGGTCTGATCGCCCTGGGGGGCGGTTCGGTTCTGGACACGGGGAAGGGTGTGTATATGAATGTTTCTCTGGGGGTGCAGGATCTGAGCGAATGGGCCGGTTCCGGCCGTATTCCCCGGATGTATACTCCCTTTATCACCATCCCGACGACCTCCGGGACAGGGTCTGAAATGACGAAAGTGGCAGTCATCGCCGATGATGCCCGGGCTCGGAAAATCCTTTATGTCTCGGTCCATCTGCAGCCGGATTATGCCATCCTGGACAGCAGTCTTACAGCATCACTGCCGCCCTTTCTGACCTCCATCACCGGGATGGATGCCCTCTCTCATGCGGTCGAGGCCTTTACATGCCTTGGAAAGAACCCTATGAGCGACCAGATGGCCTGGAGGGCGATCGAAATGATCCGGGATCATCTTATTCCGGCGGTTGAAGAACCCCTGAACAGGGAACACAGGCTGCAGCTGGCCCTTGCCTCCTCCCTGGCAGGACAGGCCTTCTCCAATTCTATGGTGGGTATGGTGCATACTATCGGACACTCTGTGGGGGCTCACTGTCATGTGCCTCACGGCAGCTGTATGTCTATCCTTCTGCCCCATGCCCTGGAGTATAACTTTGCTGTCATTGAGCCTCTTCTGGCCGAACTCCTGGGGGCACTGGCGGGTCCGGGGATATCAGAAAGTACGGATGAATCGGAAAAAGCCGGAAAAGCCATACAGATCATCAAGGATATGAATCGCCTTCTTCGTGAAAAAACAGGAGGACGCCATCCGGAAAAATTCAGTCAGGTCTTGAACCGGGAGGGTATGCCCCTTGTCACTAAAGAACATTTTTCTCAGATAGCCCTGACAGCCATGGGTGATGCGTCCATTGCCTATAATCCTGTAGAGCTGGGGTATGTGGAGATTATGAGGGTCTTAGAGGAGAGCTACTGAGTCGCCTTTTCGGATCATGCCTGATTCCAGAACCGCCAGGAACCGGGCCGATTTATTCAGGGAGCAGACGGCGCCGCTCTGGATGATTTCACATTCGGGCCAGCACTTCTTGCCGCAGACAGTCACTTTTAGTATGGCATCGCCGATGCGGAGCCAGCTGTCCAGGTTTAAGCTTTCCAGGTCCAACCCTTCTATCTGAAGGGTTTCGTTGAATCGTTTGAAACAGAGGCCGTTCCTTGTATCCACCTTAACCTCTTCTCTGTTTTCCCTGCGGAGCAGGC contains:
- a CDS encoding iron-containing alcohol dehydrogenase; amino-acid sequence: IHFKPAGTILFGRAMTAQLASELIHLQVQKPVVLTDSENMKKAARAARNMAPGFVSSLIVTSFLPPEDADFLILAGGKSLALKYASDPRPKALVPLENSHLAGLDEPVTEFLVIDSLFIKDNDVLERFFRTYASAVTSGLAGMPGKIRLPRAFSYSSRTSLYSGHDSLEELPGLLRKKGVSRPLILTDKGIVAVGLLDRVTALMGETEYDVYDDIPPDSSLRVVNEISALYTKQNHDGLIALGGGSVLDTGKGVYMNVSLGVQDLSEWAGSGRIPRMYTPFITIPTTSGTGSEMTKVAVIADDARARKILYVSVHLQPDYAILDSSLTASLPPFLTSITGMDALSHAVEAFTCLGKNPMSDQMAWRAIEMIRDHLIPAVEEPLNREHRLQLALASSLAGQAFSNSMVGMVHTIGHSVGAHCHVPHGSCMSILLPHALEYNFAVIEPLLAELLGALAGPGISESTDESEKAGKAIQIIKDMNRLLREKTGGRHPEKFSQVLNREGMPLVTKEHFSQIALTAMGDASIAYNPVELGYVEIMRVLEESY